A DNA window from Trichosurus vulpecula isolate mTriVul1 chromosome 2, mTriVul1.pri, whole genome shotgun sequence contains the following coding sequences:
- the TAF12 gene encoding transcription initiation factor TFIID subunit 12 isoform X2 codes for MNQFGPSALINLSNFSSIKPEPSSTPPQGSMANSTTVGKMAGPPGAGGRLSPESNQVLTKKKLQDLVREVDPNEQLDEDVEEMLLQIADDFIESVVTAACQLARHRKSNTLEVKDVQLHLERQWNMWIPGFGSEEIRPYKKACTTEAHKQRMALIRKTTKK; via the exons ATGAACCAGTTTGGCCCCTCAGCCCTGATCAACCTCTCCAACTTTTCATCCATAAAACCCGAACCTTCCAGCACCCCCCCTCAGGGGTCCATGGCCAACAGTACCACAGTGGGAAAGATGGCAGGCCCCCCGGGGGCAGGGGGGCGTCTTAGTCCGGAAAGCAATCAG GTTTTGACCAAGAAGAAATTACAGGACCTGGTTAGAGAAGTAGATCCCAACGAACAGCTGGATGAAGATGTGGAAGAG ATGCTCCTACAGATTGCTGACGACTTCATCGAGAGTGTAGTGACGGCAGCGTGCCAGTTGGCCCGGCATCGAAAATCTAACACTTTAGAGGTCAAAGATGTCCAGCTGCATCTAG AGCGCCAATGGAACATGTGGATCCCAGGTTTTGGTTCAGAAGAAATCCGACCCTACAAAAAGGCCTGCACCACAGAGGCTCACAAACAG agaATGGCCTTGATCCGCAAAACAACCAAGAAATAA
- the RAB42 gene encoding ras-related protein Rab-42 produces MTGEYQLSSEQLQLRILLLGDAGVGKTSLLQRYVERDFRADAPPSSTVGVEFYCRMLELASGPRVKLQLWDTAGEERYRSITRSFYRNTVGVLLVFDVTNRKSFDHIEDWYQQVASQQGLDKVIFLLVGHKTDLQQAHQVSTQEAENLASVLGMTFLETSAKTNSNVTLAFETLAGDIQQALQNGEIKVDGVCGGVRVIHRAQPPLRQRRKKPSRQCYC; encoded by the exons ATGACTGGGGAATACCAGCTCTCGTCAGAGCAGCTTCAGCTCCGCATCTTGCTGCTGGGGGACGCGGGTGTGGGCAAGACTTCGCTGCTGCAGCGCTACGTGGAGAGAGACTTCAGGGCCGATGCACCCCCCAGCTCCACCGTGGGCGTAGAGTTCTACTGCCGTATGCTGGAGCTGGCCTCGGGTCCAAGGGTCAAGCTGCAGCTGTGGGACACCGCAGGCGAGGAACGCTACAG gAGCATAACTCGGTCCTTCTACCGGAATACGGTGGGTGTCTTGCTGGTCTTTGATGTGACCAACAGGAAGTCCTTTGACCACATAGAAGACTGGTACCAGCAGGTGGCATCCCAGCAGGGTCTGGACAAGGTTATCTTCCTGTTGGTTGGCCACAAGACTGACCTGCAGCAGGCTCATCAGGTGTCAAcccaggaagcagaaaatttagCTTCAGTTTTGGGCATGACTTTCCTGGAGACCTCAGCCAAGACCAACAGCAATGTGACTCTGGCCTTTGAAACCCTTGCCGGTGACATCCAGCAGGCCCTCCAGAATGGGGAGATCAAAGTAGATGGAGTCTGCGGGGGAGTCAGGGTCATTCACAGAGCCCAGCCTCCCTTaagacagaggagaaaaaaaccatCTCGGCAATGTTATTGTTGA
- the LOC118840406 gene encoding ras-related protein Rab-39B-like, giving the protein MYIAPMVSQALCCPVPRAFSAVPGGSSPPPLLMAPTLPMDGLWQYQFRLILLGDSTVGKSSLLRRYTEGVFVDCIDQTVGVDFYVHLMEVEPGVQVKLQFWDTAGQERFRSVTRSYYRNSAGGLLLFDVANRASFENVPKWHQEVMEKVKPFGIVFLVVGHKSDLVAERQVTPEEGEKLASSLGARYVETSAKSDSNVALAVQLLAQDIYEAVKKGTMGPSTEWDGVRSRVPAHPGQQETKDRGGEGWKCPCW; this is encoded by the exons atgtacaTAGCGCCTATGGTGTCCCAGGCCCT GTG CTGCCCAGTTCCCAGAGCCTTCTCGGCTGTTCCTGGTGGgagctcccctcctcctctcctgatGGCTCCTACCCTGCCCATGGATGGCCTCTGGCAGTACCAGTTCCGCCTCATCCTCCTGGGTGACTCTACAGTGGGCAAGAGCTCCCTGCTGAGACGTTACACGGAGGGTGTCTTCGTGGACTGTATCGACCAGACGGTAGGAGTCGATTTTTACGTCCACCTTATGGAAGTGGAGCCCGGAGTCCAGGTGAAGCTACAATTCTGGGACACAGCGGGCCAGGAGCGATTCAG GTCAGTGACTCGGTCTTACTACCGAAACTCAGCAGGTGGGCTGTTGCTGTTTGACGTGGCCAACCGAGCATCCTTTGAGAACGTTCCCAAATGGCACCAGGAGGTCATGGAGAAAGTGAAGCCCTTTGGCATCGTCTTCCTAGTGGTGGGGCACAAGAGCGACCTGGTGGCCGAGAGACAAGTGACccctgaggagggagagaagttggCCTCCTCTCTGGGAGCCCGCTATGTGGAGACCTCAGCCAAGAGTGATAGCAATGTCGCCTTGGCTGTCCAGCTGCTCGCCCAGGACATCTATGAGGCTGTGAAGAAGGGGACCATGGGCCCAAGCACGGAGTGGGATGGGGTGAGGAGTCGGGTGCCAGCCCACCCTGGGCAGCAAGAGACAAAGGACAGAGGTGGAGAAGGTTGGAAATGTCCGTGCTGGTGA
- the TAF12 gene encoding transcription initiation factor TFIID subunit 12 isoform X1 translates to MAAPPFTGLTAVADVIKDLDTQIALIGLGPHNPKKKQDLDKLHELKAKARQIMNQFGPSALINLSNFSSIKPEPSSTPPQGSMANSTTVGKMAGPPGAGGRLSPESNQVLTKKKLQDLVREVDPNEQLDEDVEEMLLQIADDFIESVVTAACQLARHRKSNTLEVKDVQLHLERQWNMWIPGFGSEEIRPYKKACTTEAHKQRMALIRKTTKK, encoded by the exons ATGGCTGCTCCTCCTTTCACCGGGCTCACAGCGGTTGCTGATGTAATTAAAGATCTAGACACTCAGATAGCT ttAATTGGCCTCGGTCCCCACAATCCCAAAAAAAAACAGGACCTTGACAAGCTCCATGAACTGAAGGCCAAAGCCCGGCAGATTATGAACCAGTTTGGCCCCTCAGCCCTGATCAACCTCTCCAACTTTTCATCCATAAAACCCGAACCTTCCAGCACCCCCCCTCAGGGGTCCATGGCCAACAGTACCACAGTGGGAAAGATGGCAGGCCCCCCGGGGGCAGGGGGGCGTCTTAGTCCGGAAAGCAATCAG GTTTTGACCAAGAAGAAATTACAGGACCTGGTTAGAGAAGTAGATCCCAACGAACAGCTGGATGAAGATGTGGAAGAG ATGCTCCTACAGATTGCTGACGACTTCATCGAGAGTGTAGTGACGGCAGCGTGCCAGTTGGCCCGGCATCGAAAATCTAACACTTTAGAGGTCAAAGATGTCCAGCTGCATCTAG AGCGCCAATGGAACATGTGGATCCCAGGTTTTGGTTCAGAAGAAATCCGACCCTACAAAAAGGCCTGCACCACAGAGGCTCACAAACAG agaATGGCCTTGATCCGCAAAACAACCAAGAAATAA